A window of Acinetobacter sp. TR3 contains these coding sequences:
- a CDS encoding diacylglycerol kinase, which translates to MTPYSPYKGKSGIKRIFNATGYSLAGFKAAFSHEAAFRQVLLLNLILIPISFFVDVSALEQALMVAVCLLAIIVELFNSAIEAVVDRISLEKHQLSKNAKDMGSAAQFVSLAIIFFTWMIILFR; encoded by the coding sequence ATGACGCCTTACTCTCCCTACAAAGGCAAAAGTGGTATCAAACGTATTTTTAATGCAACAGGCTATTCCCTTGCAGGGTTTAAAGCAGCGTTTAGTCATGAAGCTGCATTTAGACAAGTCCTTTTACTTAATTTGATTTTGATCCCAATCAGTTTTTTTGTTGATGTATCAGCCCTAGAACAAGCACTCATGGTGGCTGTTTGTTTGCTTGCAATTATTGTTGAACTATTTAATTCAGCAATTGAAGCTGTAGTTGATCGTATTTCTTTAGAAAAACACCAACTTTCTAAAAATGCAAAAGACATGGGCAGTGCTGCGCAATTTGTTTCTCTTGCGATTATATTTTTTACATGGATGATTATTTTATTTCGATAA
- a CDS encoding tyrosine-type recombinase/integrase — translation MLNDLKIKSLKPREELYRVADHSGLCIEIRPSGSKFWRFRYRFFTKAKMLTIGQYPEITLAYARLKTMEYREQLAKGVDPISHQKKERLEAIKANNGTFRLVANEFMNSRKTQQSKEWEQRRTSYFERDVYPLIGNKPIHEIDSIDIKNVLDSTMARIKKSGRGTGEVKGIFVRQIIGEVMEYSIITKRISIDPTYVLRGYIKQPEVTHARPLTDSEKRELMSKLNTYGGSTSTRNAIKVATYTWLRSIEIRRGKKEYINFEDRTWTIPAVSQADILAGKRNMKKNRMHVVPLSNQAIQIIKEQFALYPNSEYIFAGEDGEMMGKTTLNTALHNMKLEFTMHALRATASTIANENGFNKDWVEIQLAHVSDNKTRATYNHAQWLNDRKTMMQWWADHVDSWGFVS, via the coding sequence ATGCTAAACGATCTTAAAATCAAAAGCTTAAAACCACGTGAAGAATTATACCGCGTGGCTGATCATTCAGGACTCTGTATAGAAATCCGCCCATCTGGTAGCAAATTTTGGCGTTTTCGCTACCGATTTTTTACAAAAGCAAAAATGCTCACAATCGGTCAATATCCCGAAATTACTTTAGCATACGCTCGCTTGAAAACAATGGAATATCGAGAACAACTCGCTAAAGGAGTTGACCCAATAAGCCACCAGAAAAAAGAACGCCTTGAAGCAATCAAAGCAAATAATGGTACATTCCGTTTAGTCGCCAACGAATTTATGAATTCTCGAAAAACTCAACAATCAAAGGAATGGGAACAACGCCGAACTAGTTATTTTGAGAGAGATGTTTATCCTCTAATTGGTAACAAACCTATCCATGAGATTGACTCGATTGATATTAAAAATGTTCTTGATAGTACTATGGCAAGAATCAAAAAATCAGGAAGAGGTACAGGGGAAGTTAAGGGAATTTTTGTCAGGCAAATAATAGGTGAAGTCATGGAATATTCAATTATCACAAAACGTATTTCTATTGACCCTACCTACGTCCTTAGAGGTTACATTAAGCAGCCAGAAGTAACACATGCCAGACCATTGACTGATTCTGAAAAAAGAGAACTTATGTCTAAGCTCAATACATACGGTGGCTCTACTAGTACAAGAAATGCTATCAAAGTGGCAACATATACATGGCTTAGAAGCATTGAAATACGTCGAGGCAAAAAGGAATATATTAATTTTGAAGATAGGACGTGGACTATTCCAGCAGTATCACAGGCTGATATTTTGGCTGGAAAGCGTAATATGAAAAAGAACAGAATGCATGTTGTTCCTTTATCAAATCAAGCCATACAAATCATTAAAGAGCAATTTGCTCTTTACCCCAATAGCGAATATATTTTTGCAGGTGAAGATGGAGAAATGATGGGCAAAACTACATTAAATACTGCCCTTCATAATATGAAATTAGAATTCACCATGCATGCCCTAAGGGCAACAGCATCGACAATTGCAAATGAGAATGGTTTTAACAAGGATTGGGTTGAAATACAGCTTGCCCACGTTTCGGATAATAAAACACGGGCGACATACAATCATGCTCAATGGTTAAATGATCGTAAAACTATGATGCAATGGTGGGCTGATCATGTAGATAGTTGGGGCTTTGTTTCATAA